A window of Actinomadura rubteroloni contains these coding sequences:
- a CDS encoding putative quinol monooxygenase — protein MVSALLALLATAGALTATWLLVSRASKERLLYLIAWSVTLVGLSLALIAMTAGFAFGFKPILFRVVEIGAALLAPLWLALGVVELVARFVQIRFSFWLFTASYTVIVVPIALLDPTVGTLTDALPKPGKTYGPLPLVLIDGAHVVAVLALVGCAIVTALLASRRDEEAAELLIPVALVALAGVLTVAGTRGLLPGPLAALALGGAAGLVWYGAMRTIPVYEDEDGYEDGYEEPATGYEEQAYRAPQAPEPQPAPAGVDPRGELRFPEPDPNELRFPEPAPPTSLDVPPVAVPAVPAGTDLSRARGQITVYTLLDGREDAFDRVAEELVRGAGTEPDALVLACHTVANAPTQRIIYRLFRDEVSFTAHQRQPHVLRFLADARAHVLATNVIDLKLGPAKVPPAASPAAQGRPL, from the coding sequence ATGGTCTCCGCTCTCCTCGCGCTCCTCGCGACCGCTGGCGCTCTCACCGCCACCTGGTTGCTGGTTTCGCGCGCCTCGAAGGAACGGCTGCTCTACCTCATCGCGTGGTCGGTGACGCTGGTCGGCCTCAGCCTGGCGCTCATCGCGATGACGGCCGGGTTCGCGTTCGGCTTCAAGCCGATCCTCTTCCGCGTCGTGGAGATCGGGGCGGCGCTGCTGGCGCCGCTCTGGCTCGCGCTCGGCGTGGTGGAGCTGGTCGCCCGGTTCGTGCAGATCCGTTTCAGCTTCTGGCTGTTCACGGCGTCCTACACCGTGATCGTCGTGCCGATCGCGCTGCTCGACCCGACGGTCGGGACGCTCACCGACGCGCTGCCCAAGCCGGGCAAGACCTACGGCCCGCTGCCGCTGGTGCTGATCGACGGCGCGCACGTCGTCGCGGTCCTGGCGCTGGTCGGCTGCGCGATCGTGACGGCGCTGCTGGCGTCCCGCCGCGACGAGGAGGCGGCCGAGCTGCTGATCCCCGTCGCGCTGGTCGCGCTGGCGGGCGTCCTCACCGTCGCCGGGACGCGCGGGCTGCTGCCCGGCCCGCTGGCGGCGCTCGCGCTCGGCGGCGCGGCGGGCCTGGTCTGGTACGGCGCGATGCGGACGATCCCCGTCTACGAGGACGAGGACGGCTACGAGGACGGATACGAGGAGCCGGCCACGGGCTACGAGGAGCAGGCCTACCGCGCGCCGCAGGCGCCCGAGCCGCAGCCGGCCCCGGCGGGCGTGGACCCGCGCGGCGAGCTGCGCTTCCCCGAGCCGGACCCGAACGAGCTGCGGTTCCCCGAGCCCGCGCCGCCGACGAGCCTGGACGTGCCGCCGGTCGCCGTCCCGGCCGTCCCCGCCGGGACCGACCTGTCCCGCGCGCGCGGCCAGATCACCGTCTACACGCTGCTGGACGGCCGGGAGGACGCGTTCGACCGCGTCGCCGAGGAACTGGTCCGGGGCGCGGGCACCGAGCCGGACGCGCTCGTCCTCGCCTGCCACACCGTCGCCAACGCCCCGACGCAGCGGATCATCTACCGCCTGTTCCGGGACGAGGTGTCGTTCACCGCGCACCAGCGGCAGCCGCACGTCCTGCGGTTCCTCGCCGACGCCCGCGCGCACGTGCTGGCCACGAACGTGATCGACCTGAAGCTCGGCCCGGCGAAGGTGCCGCCGGCGGCGTCCCCGGCCGCGCAGGGCCGTCCGCTGTGA
- a CDS encoding HAD family hydrolase produces MRFFWHRGKGHDPVRAGEAAAAAAAEPSPLPEPDPHAAAFFDVDNTMMRGASIYYFARGLAARKLFTLRDLAMFAWGQAAFRVRGAENAEHIGSAKEAALAFVAGQRVADLVRLSEEIYDEVMADRIWHGTRRIALQHLDAGQQVWLVTATPVEVARTIAHRLGLTGALGTVAESSGGVYTGRLVGNLLHGAAKAEALRALAQREGLDLARCSAYSDSINDLPMLTAVGHPHAVNPDGALREHAREHGWPIHDFRTGRKVTMVALPVAAGAGALAGGVAAGVALRRHYRD; encoded by the coding sequence ATGCGGTTTTTCTGGCATCGCGGCAAGGGGCACGATCCGGTCCGGGCGGGCGAGGCCGCCGCCGCGGCGGCGGCGGAGCCCAGCCCGCTGCCCGAACCCGACCCGCACGCGGCGGCCTTCTTCGACGTTGACAACACGATGATGCGCGGCGCGTCGATCTACTACTTCGCGCGCGGGCTCGCCGCCCGCAAGCTGTTCACGCTGCGCGACCTCGCGATGTTCGCCTGGGGGCAGGCGGCGTTCCGGGTGCGGGGCGCGGAGAACGCCGAGCACATCGGCAGCGCCAAGGAGGCCGCGCTGGCCTTCGTCGCCGGGCAGCGCGTCGCCGACCTCGTCCGGCTCAGCGAGGAGATCTACGACGAGGTCATGGCCGACCGGATCTGGCACGGCACCCGCCGCATCGCCCTCCAGCACCTGGACGCGGGCCAGCAGGTCTGGCTCGTCACCGCGACGCCCGTCGAGGTCGCCCGGACGATCGCGCACCGCCTCGGGCTGACCGGCGCGCTCGGCACGGTCGCCGAGTCGTCGGGCGGCGTCTACACCGGACGGCTCGTCGGCAACCTCCTGCACGGCGCCGCCAAGGCCGAGGCGCTGCGGGCGCTCGCCCAGCGCGAGGGCCTGGACCTCGCGCGCTGCTCGGCCTACAGCGACTCGATCAACGACCTGCCGATGCTGACCGCCGTCGGCCACCCGCACGCCGTCAACCCCGACGGGGCGCTGCGCGAGCACGCCCGCGAGCACGGCTGGCCGATCCACGACTTCCGCACCGGGCGGAAGGTCACGATGGTCGCGCTGCCCGTCGCGGCGGGCGCGGGCGCGCTCGCCGGCGGCGTCGCGGCGGGCGTCGCGCTGCGCCGCCACTACCGCGACTGA
- a CDS encoding lysophospholipid acyltransferase family protein: MRGPMHAHRHERDAVAPVIPLHGAGVPAAGNPVGRTVAFLRRRLAGAYDVDEFGFDPDLNESVLLPIARALYERWFRIEVEGLENLPEKGRALLVANHSGTLPLDALMLTVAVHDRADRPLRLLGADLVYQVPVLGHLARKAGHTLANPGDARRLLAKDELVGVFPEGFKGIGKPFAERYRLQRFGRGGFVRTALEAGAPIVPVAIVGAEEIYPKIADLRPLARLLGLPYFPVTPTFPLLGLGGLVPLPSRWLIEIGKPVPLEEYGPDAADDPMTVFELTDHVREVVQQMVYDALMRRGPAFR; this comes from the coding sequence ATGAGGGGGCCCATGCACGCCCACCGGCACGAACGGGACGCGGTCGCGCCCGTCATCCCGCTGCACGGCGCCGGCGTCCCGGCCGCCGGCAACCCCGTCGGGCGGACGGTCGCGTTCCTGCGCCGCCGCCTCGCCGGGGCCTACGACGTGGACGAGTTCGGCTTCGACCCCGACCTCAACGAGTCCGTCCTGCTCCCCATCGCCCGCGCCCTGTACGAGCGCTGGTTCCGCATCGAGGTCGAGGGCCTGGAGAACCTGCCCGAGAAGGGCAGGGCGCTGCTGGTCGCCAACCACTCCGGGACGCTCCCGCTGGACGCGCTGATGCTGACCGTCGCCGTCCACGACCGCGCGGACCGGCCGCTGCGGCTGCTCGGCGCGGACCTCGTCTACCAGGTGCCCGTCCTCGGCCATCTGGCGCGCAAGGCGGGCCACACGCTCGCGAACCCCGGCGACGCGCGGCGCCTGCTCGCCAAGGACGAGCTGGTCGGCGTGTTCCCCGAGGGCTTCAAGGGCATCGGCAAGCCGTTCGCCGAGCGGTACCGGCTGCAACGGTTCGGGCGCGGCGGGTTCGTCCGGACGGCGCTGGAGGCGGGCGCGCCGATCGTCCCGGTCGCGATCGTCGGCGCCGAGGAGATCTACCCCAAGATCGCGGACCTGCGTCCGCTGGCGCGGCTGCTCGGCCTGCCCTACTTCCCGGTGACGCCGACGTTCCCGCTGCTCGGGCTCGGCGGGCTCGTGCCGCTGCCGTCCCGGTGGCTGATCGAGATCGGCAAGCCGGTGCCGCTGGAGGAGTACGGCCCGGACGCCGCCGACGACCCGATGACCGTCTTCGAGCTGACCGACCACGTCCGCGAGGTCGTCCAGCAGATGGTGTACGACGCGCTGATGCGGCGCGGCCCGGCGTTCCGGTAG
- a CDS encoding NAD-dependent epimerase/dehydratase family protein, with product MPRRGRTVTARPSARVVLVTGVARSLGARVATALQADPEIERVIGVDTVAPPVTLGRTEFVRVDLRTPAIAGIIAAARVDTVVHLNLVTAPSGPRATIKELNVIGTMQLLAACQRAESTRRLVVRSSAAVYGSSPRDPAVFAEDDEPARPPRHGFAKDAAEIEGYVRGLQRRRSDLSVSVLRFANFLGPGVDSPFTRYLALPVVPTVLGFDPRLQFLHEDDGVEVLRRMAVEDHPGCYNVAGDGVLLLSQALRRAHRPTVPMPAPSISVLGDMGRRFGGMSGFSPELLRWLTYGRVMDTSRLADELAWRPEYTTEAALADFAAARPPGGTAPLDLFDRLTATLGR from the coding sequence ATGCCGCGAAGGGGGCGCACGGTGACGGCCAGGCCCTCCGCCCGTGTCGTCCTCGTCACGGGCGTCGCACGTTCGCTCGGCGCACGGGTCGCGACCGCGCTCCAGGCCGATCCGGAGATCGAGCGGGTCATCGGCGTGGACACCGTCGCGCCGCCGGTGACGCTCGGCCGCACCGAGTTCGTGCGCGTCGACCTGCGCACCCCGGCGATCGCCGGGATCATCGCGGCGGCGCGGGTGGACACCGTCGTCCACCTGAACCTCGTGACCGCGCCGTCCGGTCCGCGCGCGACGATCAAGGAACTGAACGTCATCGGGACGATGCAGCTCCTCGCGGCGTGCCAGCGCGCGGAGTCGACGCGTCGGCTCGTCGTGCGGTCGTCGGCGGCGGTGTACGGGTCCTCGCCGCGCGACCCGGCCGTGTTCGCCGAGGACGACGAGCCCGCACGCCCGCCCCGGCACGGGTTCGCCAAGGACGCCGCCGAGATCGAGGGCTATGTGCGGGGGCTCCAGCGCCGCCGGTCGGACCTGTCGGTCAGCGTGCTGCGGTTCGCCAACTTCCTCGGCCCCGGGGTGGACTCGCCGTTCACCCGCTACCTCGCGCTGCCGGTCGTCCCGACCGTGCTCGGGTTCGATCCCCGCCTCCAGTTCCTCCATGAGGACGACGGCGTCGAAGTGCTGCGCCGGATGGCCGTCGAGGACCATCCCGGCTGCTACAACGTCGCGGGCGACGGCGTTCTGCTGCTGTCGCAGGCGCTGCGCCGCGCGCACCGGCCGACGGTTCCGATGCCCGCCCCGTCGATCTCGGTCCTCGGGGACATGGGACGGCGTTTTGGGGGTATGTCGGGGTTCTCGCCCGAACTGCTGCGCTGGCTCACCTACGGCCGGGTCATGGACACGTCCCGGCTGGCGGACGAGTTGGCATGGCGGCCCGAGTACACCACCGAGGCCGCCCTCGCCGACTTCGCCGCCGCGCGACCGCCGGGCGGGACCGCACCGCTGGACCTGTTCGACCGGCTGACGGCGACGCTCGGCCGCTGA
- a CDS encoding 30S ribosomal protein bS22, translating to MGSVIKKRRKRMAKKKHRKLLKKTRIQRRNKK from the coding sequence GTGGGCTCTGTCATCAAGAAGCGTCGTAAGCGGATGGCGAAGAAGAAGCACCGCAAGCTGCTGAAGAAGACGCGCATTCAGCGTCGCAACAAGAAGTAG
- a CDS encoding helix-turn-helix domain-containing protein, with amino-acid sequence MSSGERPLSEVRFLTVAEVAAVMRVSKMTVYRLVHSGELPAIRVGRSFRVPEQAVHEYLRDAYIEAG; translated from the coding sequence ATGAGCTCAGGCGAGCGGCCTCTGAGTGAGGTCAGGTTCCTGACCGTCGCCGAAGTGGCGGCGGTGATGCGGGTGTCCAAGATGACCGTCTACCGACTCGTCCACTCCGGCGAACTGCCCGCGATCCGTGTGGGCCGTTCGTTCCGGGTCCCCGAACAGGCCGTCCACGAGTACCTGCGCGACGCGTACATCGAGGCGGGCTGA
- a CDS encoding phosphatase — MAPDRAELRAHLVATMIAGDVATPRQNNLLHYRRLANGDPYYQLGLKFDRTWTERDVLDVMVERCGVVADPLHLYGDDTIDPEITIDALEAMGDRIGAAARRRETVLLATGHPATLTPVYEEVARFLADAGCRVLRPAEGWTYDVQDWRGAWTPRRLVYALAGVAMVVDERGAVQHSHDPDAMEAMLAELSADGLSGPNGSGWPDLAIADHGFAGAAGQAGIDTVGFADCNDPALFTGAAEGKIDVVVPLDDGVSPQHYEPMTAYLLERAARA; from the coding sequence ATGGCCCCCGACCGCGCGGAGCTGCGCGCCCACCTGGTCGCGACGATGATCGCGGGCGACGTCGCGACGCCGCGGCAGAACAACCTGCTGCACTACCGCCGCCTCGCGAACGGCGACCCGTACTACCAGCTCGGCCTGAAGTTCGACCGGACGTGGACCGAACGCGACGTCCTGGACGTCATGGTCGAGCGCTGCGGCGTCGTCGCGGACCCGCTGCACCTGTACGGCGACGACACGATCGACCCCGAGATCACCATCGACGCGCTGGAGGCGATGGGCGACCGCATCGGCGCCGCCGCGCGGCGGCGCGAGACCGTCCTGCTCGCGACCGGGCACCCCGCGACGCTGACGCCGGTGTACGAGGAGGTCGCGCGGTTCCTGGCCGACGCGGGGTGCCGCGTGCTGCGGCCCGCCGAGGGCTGGACGTACGACGTGCAGGACTGGCGGGGCGCCTGGACGCCGCGCCGGCTCGTCTACGCGCTCGCCGGGGTCGCGATGGTCGTGGACGAGCGGGGCGCCGTCCAGCACTCGCACGACCCGGACGCGATGGAAGCGATGCTCGCCGAGCTGTCCGCGGACGGGCTTTCGGGCCCAAACGGAAGCGGTTGGCCGGATCTGGCCATCGCCGACCACGGTTTCGCGGGCGCCGCCGGACAGGCCGGGATCGACACCGTCGGGTTCGCGGACTGTAACGACCCGGCGCTGTTCACCGGCGCGGCCGAGGGCAAGATCGACGTCGTCGTTCCGCTGGACGACGGCGTATCCCCGCAGCACTACGAGCCGATGACCGCGTATCTGCTGGAGCGCGCGGCCCGCGCCTGA
- a CDS encoding acetoin utilization protein AcuC — protein sequence MSSLPPEPSTEGCGLRVLWDDRLTSYDFGPGHPMNPVRVELTVALARALGVLDGPDVTVTGFDAADDALLRLVHEEAYIAAVRHAGATGLAEERYGIGTEDNPVFLGMHEASALVAGASVAAARAVWTGEARHAVNVSGGLHHALAGSASGFCVYNDPAIAIAWLLENGAERVAYVDIDVHHGDGVQDAFYNDPRVLTISLHESPRSLFPGTGFPTETGGPDAIGSAVNIALPPGTSDGPWLRAFDAVVPQALRAFRPQVLVTQHGADAHALDPLAHLLLTVDGQRTAHAALHRLAHEVADGRWIATGGGGYELVQVVPRAWTHLLAEASGRPVAPGTQTPDDWRELVRARTDEIAPRRMTDGRTVEFRPFDSGYDPANPVDQAIVATRRAVFPDLGLDPLEI from the coding sequence ATGAGCAGCCTGCCGCCCGAGCCGTCCACCGAGGGGTGCGGGCTGCGGGTCCTCTGGGACGACCGGCTCACGTCCTACGACTTCGGCCCCGGGCACCCCATGAACCCCGTCCGGGTGGAGCTGACGGTCGCGCTGGCCCGCGCGCTCGGCGTCCTGGACGGCCCGGACGTCACCGTGACGGGCTTCGACGCGGCCGACGACGCGCTGCTGCGGCTCGTCCACGAAGAGGCCTACATCGCCGCCGTCCGGCACGCGGGCGCGACCGGGCTCGCCGAAGAGCGGTACGGGATCGGCACCGAGGACAACCCGGTGTTCCTCGGGATGCACGAGGCGTCCGCGCTGGTCGCGGGCGCGTCGGTGGCGGCGGCCCGCGCGGTCTGGACGGGCGAGGCCCGGCACGCCGTGAACGTTTCCGGCGGCCTTCACCACGCACTCGCCGGATCCGCCAGCGGGTTCTGCGTCTACAACGACCCGGCCATCGCCATAGCTTGGCTGCTGGAGAACGGGGCCGAGCGCGTCGCGTACGTGGACATCGACGTCCACCACGGCGACGGTGTGCAGGACGCGTTCTACAACGACCCCCGCGTCCTCACCATCAGCCTCCACGAGTCACCGCGCTCCCTGTTCCCGGGCACCGGCTTTCCCACCGAGACGGGCGGACCGGACGCGATCGGCTCGGCCGTCAACATCGCGCTGCCGCCGGGCACCTCCGACGGTCCGTGGCTGCGGGCGTTCGACGCGGTCGTCCCGCAGGCGCTGCGCGCGTTCCGTCCGCAGGTCCTGGTGACCCAGCACGGCGCGGACGCGCACGCCCTCGACCCGCTCGCGCACCTGCTCCTCACCGTGGACGGCCAGCGCACCGCCCACGCCGCGCTGCACCGCCTCGCGCACGAGGTCGCGGACGGGCGCTGGATCGCGACCGGCGGCGGCGGATACGAGCTGGTGCAGGTGGTGCCGCGGGCGTGGACGCACCTGCTCGCCGAGGCGTCCGGCCGTCCCGTCGCGCCGGGGACGCAGACCCCCGACGACTGGCGCGAGCTGGTCCGGGCCCGCACCGACGAGATCGCGCCCCGCCGCATGACCGACGGCCGGACGGTGGAGTTCCGCCCGTTCGATTCCGGCTACGACCCGGCCAACCCGGTGGACCAGGCGATCGTCGCGACGCGCCGCGCCGTCTTCCCGGACCTGGGCCTCGACCCCCTGGAGATCTGA